The following are encoded in a window of Congzhengia minquanensis genomic DNA:
- a CDS encoding sulfite exporter TauE/SafE family protein, with the protein MEHEHKMTAKKLFTCAAGGLTAGFFNGLFGSGGGTIIVPFLEKFLKLDPKKSHATAILIISGFTAVSLVFYGFSKSLDYWLALKVSIGGVAGGFVGAKLLSKLTFGAIHKIFGLFMIAAAVRMVFF; encoded by the coding sequence ATGGAACACGAACATAAAATGACGGCGAAAAAGCTGTTCACCTGCGCGGCTGGCGGTCTCACCGCCGGATTTTTCAACGGTCTGTTCGGCAGCGGCGGCGGAACGATTATCGTGCCGTTTTTAGAAAAGTTTTTAAAGCTGGATCCGAAAAAAAGCCACGCCACGGCCATTTTAATCATATCCGGCTTCACCGCAGTGAGCCTTGTGTTCTACGGGTTCTCAAAGTCTTTGGATTACTGGCTTGCTCTAAAAGTATCCATCGGCGGCGTGGCGGGCGGTTTTGTGGGAGCAAAGCTGCTTTCTAAGCTTACCTTTGGCGCAATTCACAAAATTTTCGGCCTGTTTATGATTGCGGCCGCCGTGAGGATGGTGTTTTTTTAA
- a CDS encoding YqeG family HAD IIIA-type phosphatase → MFHNLVPDLFVHDISAIDLNKLKENGISAVILDLDNTLDSHETKTPSARALSFLEELKAGGFLVCVISNGKRRRVEAYLVGFEIPFVADAGKPLKKSYRKALNTLGCRQENTAFVGDQIFTDTWGANRMGLFTILVEPIEAFETPLFYIKRALERFVKAKLLKE, encoded by the coding sequence TTGTTTCATAACCTTGTGCCCGATTTGTTTGTTCACGACATTTCGGCAATTGACTTAAATAAATTAAAAGAAAACGGCATTTCCGCCGTCATTTTAGACCTTGACAACACACTGGACAGTCATGAAACCAAAACGCCCTCAGCACGGGCGCTCAGCTTTTTGGAAGAACTGAAGGCAGGCGGCTTTTTGGTGTGCGTCATATCCAACGGAAAGCGGCGCAGGGTGGAAGCTTATCTTGTCGGTTTTGAAATTCCTTTTGTGGCAGACGCAGGCAAACCGCTGAAAAAAAGCTACCGCAAAGCGCTGAACACATTGGGCTGCCGGCAGGAAAACACCGCATTTGTGGGCGACCAAATCTTTACCGACACCTGGGGCGCTAACCGAATGGGGCTTTTCACCATTTTGGTTGAGCCAATTGAGGCCTTTGAAACCCCTTTGTTTTATATAAAACGCGCCTTAGAGCGGTTTGTGAAAGCAAAATTACTAAAAGAGTGA
- the uvrA gene encoding excinuclease ABC subunit UvrA — MQDKMIYIKGAKEHNLKNVDLKIPRDKFVVFTGISGSGKSSLAFDTLYAEGQRRYVESLSSYARQFLGQMEKPEVEYIEGLSPAISIDQKTTAKNPRSTVGTVTEIYDYLRLLYARVGIPHCPKCGKEIKKQTIDQIVDRIMELPEKTKFQILAPVIRGKKGEHAKLFEDAKKNGFVRVRVDGLVYDVAEEIKLEKNKKHTIEIVIDRLVMKEGIEQRLTDSIETASGLASGTVIVDVIGGSEMTFSQNYACDDCGISMEELSPRMFSFNNPLGACPCCSGIGSMMKVSPELILDPERTLNEGGIMASGWGSADSEDSMAHMYYEALGKKYGFDFDTKIKDLSKEAVNAILYGTKGERLELFLKRSYGTSHYFAAFEGIINNLERRYRETNSDFMKMEIEKMMRFKLCPECGGKRLRPDVLAVTVGGKNIDEVTRLPVDKARDFFAALTLSERDMKIAERVLKEINERISFLCDVGLEYLTLSRSSGTLSGGEAQRIRLATQIGSGLMGVLYILDEPSIGLHQRDNNKLLATLRRLTDLGNTLIVVEHDEDTMLEADYIVDVGPGAGVHGGRIVAQGTAEEIMACENSATGQYLSGRKQIPVPEMRRKGNGNVLKFLGCAENNLKDVDVSIPLGTFTAVTGVSGSGKSSLVNEIINKYLSKELNRAHSLPGKFKKAEGVENLDKIIDIDQSPIGRTPRSNPATYTGVFGDIRELFAATNEAKMRGYKSGRFSFNVKGGRCEACSGDGIIKIEMHFLPDVFVPCEVCKGKRYNRETLEVKYKGKNIYEVLDMTVEEGLEFFSSIPKIQRKLQTLYDVGLSYVKLGQPSTQLSGGEAQRVKLATELSKRGTGKTLYILDEPTTGLHTADVHQLLEVLDRLVENGNTVLVIEHNLDVIKTADYIIDLGPEGGDKGGTIVATGTPEEIMKCKNSYTGQFLKLHIDKNRRIN; from the coding sequence ATGCAGGACAAAATGATTTATATAAAAGGTGCTAAGGAACACAATTTAAAGAATGTGGATTTAAAAATTCCCAGGGACAAATTTGTGGTGTTCACGGGGATTTCCGGCTCGGGAAAGTCTTCTTTGGCTTTTGACACGCTGTATGCTGAGGGGCAGAGACGGTATGTGGAGTCTCTTTCGTCTTACGCGCGTCAATTTTTAGGGCAGATGGAAAAGCCCGAGGTGGAATATATTGAGGGGCTGTCGCCGGCCATCAGCATAGACCAGAAGACCACGGCAAAAAATCCTCGCTCAACGGTAGGGACCGTTACGGAAATTTACGACTATTTAAGACTGTTATACGCCCGGGTGGGCATTCCGCATTGCCCAAAGTGCGGGAAAGAGATTAAAAAGCAAACCATTGACCAGATTGTAGACCGCATTATGGAATTGCCGGAAAAAACGAAGTTTCAGATTTTGGCGCCGGTAATCCGCGGCAAAAAGGGCGAGCACGCAAAGCTGTTTGAAGACGCTAAGAAAAACGGATTTGTCCGGGTGCGGGTCGATGGGCTGGTGTATGACGTTGCAGAAGAGATTAAGCTGGAAAAGAACAAAAAGCATACCATTGAAATTGTGATTGACCGGCTGGTTATGAAAGAAGGCATAGAGCAAAGACTGACAGATTCCATTGAAACCGCGTCAGGACTGGCATCCGGCACGGTGATTGTGGACGTTATCGGCGGCAGCGAAATGACATTTTCGCAAAACTACGCCTGCGACGACTGTGGCATCAGCATGGAGGAGCTTTCTCCCCGAATGTTTTCGTTTAACAACCCATTGGGAGCCTGCCCCTGCTGCTCAGGTATCGGCAGCATGATGAAGGTTTCGCCGGAACTGATTTTAGACCCCGAGCGCACGTTAAACGAGGGCGGGATTATGGCCTCTGGCTGGGGCTCAGCTGACAGCGAGGACAGCATGGCCCACATGTATTACGAGGCGCTGGGAAAAAAATATGGCTTTGATTTCGATACAAAAATAAAGGATTTGAGCAAAGAGGCGGTAAACGCTATTCTTTACGGCACAAAGGGCGAACGGCTGGAACTGTTTTTAAAACGCTCCTACGGCACGTCCCACTATTTCGCGGCCTTTGAGGGTATTATTAATAACTTAGAACGCCGCTACCGCGAAACCAACAGCGATTTTATGAAGATGGAAATTGAAAAGATGATGCGCTTTAAGCTGTGCCCGGAGTGCGGCGGAAAAAGACTCAGGCCGGATGTTTTGGCGGTTACCGTGGGCGGAAAAAACATTGACGAGGTGACCCGCCTGCCTGTGGACAAGGCAAGGGATTTTTTTGCGGCGTTAACCCTGTCTGAGCGGGACATGAAAATTGCGGAGCGCGTGTTAAAAGAGATTAACGAGCGCATCAGCTTCCTTTGCGATGTGGGGCTGGAGTATTTAACCCTGTCCCGGTCGTCGGGCACGCTGTCCGGCGGCGAAGCGCAGCGAATTCGTTTGGCAACACAAATCGGTTCGGGGCTGATGGGTGTTCTGTATATCTTAGACGAGCCCTCAATCGGCCTGCACCAGCGGGATAACAATAAGCTGCTGGCAACGTTACGTCGGCTGACAGATTTGGGCAACACGCTGATTGTGGTGGAGCACGACGAAGACACCATGCTGGAAGCGGACTATATCGTAGACGTTGGCCCCGGCGCAGGCGTGCACGGAGGCCGCATTGTGGCCCAGGGCACGGCGGAGGAGATTATGGCCTGCGAAAACTCTGCAACAGGGCAGTATTTAAGCGGAAGAAAGCAAATTCCTGTGCCTGAAATGCGCAGGAAAGGAAACGGGAACGTGCTGAAGTTTTTAGGCTGTGCTGAAAACAATTTAAAAGATGTCGACGTTTCCATTCCATTGGGAACGTTCACCGCTGTTACCGGTGTGTCTGGTTCGGGGAAATCGTCTTTAGTGAACGAAATTATTAACAAATATCTTTCAAAAGAGTTAAACCGTGCCCACAGCCTGCCGGGCAAGTTTAAAAAGGCGGAGGGTGTGGAGAATTTGGATAAAATTATTGACATTGACCAGTCGCCCATCGGCAGAACGCCCCGGTCGAACCCCGCCACCTATACCGGTGTGTTTGGCGATATCCGAGAACTGTTTGCCGCAACAAATGAGGCAAAAATGCGGGGCTATAAATCCGGCAGGTTCAGCTTTAACGTAAAGGGCGGGCGGTGCGAGGCCTGCTCCGGCGACGGAATTATTAAAATTGAAATGCACTTTCTTCCTGACGTGTTTGTGCCCTGTGAGGTATGTAAAGGCAAACGCTATAACAGGGAAACACTGGAAGTGAAATATAAAGGCAAAAACATTTACGAGGTTTTGGATATGACGGTGGAGGAGGGGTTAGAGTTCTTTTCCAGTATCCCCAAAATCCAACGCAAGCTGCAAACTCTTTACGACGTGGGGCTTTCTTATGTGAAACTGGGACAGCCCTCCACACAGCTTTCCGGCGGCGAGGCACAGCGTGTTAAGCTGGCCACGGAGCTTTCCAAGCGGGGAACAGGCAAAACCCTTTACATCTTAGACGAGCCTACTACCGGCCTCCACACGGCAGACGTGCACCAGCTTTTGGAGGTTTTAGACAGGCTGGTGGAAAATGGAAACACCGTTTTGGTAATTGAGCATAACTTAGACGTGATTAAAACGGCGGACTATATCATCGACTTGGGTCCAGAGGGCGGGGACAAGGGCGGCACCATTGTTGCCACCGGAACGCCGGAGGAAATTATGAAATGTAAAAATTCTTATACGGGTCAGTTCTTAAAGCTTCATATTGATAAGAACAGGCGAATAAACTAA
- a CDS encoding TSUP family transporter yields MVAIISGFLSGIISGMGIGGGTILIPALTMFVGANQHIAQGVNLLYFIPTAVVALFVHKKNNALELKIAIPIILFGIAGAGLGSFVALRLNSGLLRRLFGIFLFFMGAYEIFKGFQKNKKA; encoded by the coding sequence ATTGTTGCAATTATATCCGGCTTTCTGTCGGGAATCATCAGCGGCATGGGCATCGGCGGCGGAACGATTTTAATTCCCGCCCTGACCATGTTTGTCGGCGCAAACCAGCACATTGCCCAGGGCGTGAATTTGCTCTATTTTATTCCCACTGCTGTGGTGGCGCTGTTTGTTCACAAAAAAAATAACGCCTTAGAGCTGAAAATTGCGATTCCCATTATTTTGTTTGGCATTGCGGGAGCAGGCTTGGGTTCGTTTGTGGCGCTGCGCTTAAACTCCGGCCTGCTCAGGCGGCTGTTCGGCATCTTTTTGTTTTTCATGGGCGCCTACGAAATTTTTAAAGGGTTTCAAAAAAATAAGAAGGCATAA
- the dxs gene encoding 1-deoxy-D-xylulose-5-phosphate synthase gives MFHLLDRISCPEDVKKLNIEETHVLAEEIRAFLIDSVSKTGGHLASNLGVVELTIALLRAFDLPEDKIVWDVGHQSYVYKLLTGRRDKFSTLRKYGGLAGFPKTCESEFDCFNTGHSSTSISAALGIAKANILKGSDAHTVAVIGDGALSGGMATEALCDAGNLKKNFIVVLNDNNMSISKSVGGFTKHLTKLRSVPAYFTFKSRIERELSRFSWGDKIALFLKKFKDLVKHILVGNTVFDDMGFTYFGPVDGHDVEMLTLILNRAKLVRGPVLLHVITKKGKGYKFAEKHPAVYHGVSTFEASVGISSGKRHTTYSRIAGNTLCALAERDNNICVVTAAMSAGTGTDEFAERFSRKFFDVAIAEQHAVTFAAGLAISGLKPFVVIYSSFLQRAYDQILHDVCLQNLNVTFCIDRAGIVGEDGETHHGLFDIAYMSAMPNMTVLAPASFAELEQMMRFAASGAHQGPIAIRYPRGYLQPETKTDVSPFVLGIPHTVRQGKDVCIFCAGLMLTIGEKVCALLKEHGLNPTLVNLRTLFPLNTEFVTHMAKKHKLVVTLEDGVVKGGFGESVAAALAEREVACKCLVKGYAPVVPHGSPKELKKLCRMDEHSIAEDILEKLNRKGEI, from the coding sequence ATGTTTCATTTATTAGACAGGATCTCCTGTCCGGAAGATGTAAAGAAACTGAATATAGAAGAAACCCACGTGCTGGCAGAAGAAATCCGCGCGTTTTTAATCGACTCCGTTTCCAAAACCGGGGGCCACTTAGCCTCGAACCTGGGGGTGGTGGAGCTGACTATTGCGCTTCTGCGCGCGTTTGACCTGCCGGAAGACAAAATTGTGTGGGATGTTGGCCACCAGAGCTATGTGTACAAGCTTTTAACCGGCAGACGGGACAAGTTCTCTACCCTGCGAAAGTATGGAGGTTTGGCTGGCTTTCCTAAAACCTGTGAAAGCGAGTTCGACTGTTTTAACACCGGCCATTCAAGCACGTCAATCTCAGCGGCGTTAGGCATTGCCAAGGCCAACATTTTAAAAGGCAGCGACGCTCACACCGTAGCCGTTATCGGCGACGGCGCACTTTCCGGCGGCATGGCCACCGAGGCCCTGTGCGACGCCGGAAACTTGAAAAAGAATTTTATTGTAGTGTTAAACGACAACAACATGTCCATTTCCAAGAGCGTTGGCGGGTTTACCAAGCATTTGACAAAGCTGCGCTCTGTTCCCGCATACTTTACATTTAAATCCCGCATCGAACGGGAGCTTTCCCGCTTTTCCTGGGGGGACAAAATTGCGCTGTTTTTAAAAAAGTTTAAGGATTTAGTAAAACATATTTTAGTGGGCAACACCGTGTTTGACGATATGGGCTTTACCTATTTTGGCCCGGTGGACGGCCACGACGTGGAGATGCTTACCCTGATTTTAAACCGCGCAAAGCTTGTGCGCGGCCCGGTGCTTTTGCATGTGATTACGAAAAAGGGCAAGGGATATAAATTTGCCGAAAAGCACCCGGCGGTTTACCACGGCGTGAGCACCTTTGAAGCGTCTGTGGGAATCAGTTCCGGCAAACGCCACACCACCTATTCGCGGATTGCGGGAAACACCCTGTGCGCTTTGGCTGAACGCGACAATAACATTTGTGTTGTTACGGCGGCCATGTCTGCCGGAACAGGCACAGACGAGTTTGCAGAGCGGTTTTCGCGCAAATTTTTCGACGTAGCTATTGCCGAACAGCACGCGGTGACCTTTGCTGCGGGCCTTGCCATCAGCGGCTTAAAGCCCTTTGTGGTGATTTATTCATCCTTTCTTCAGCGCGCCTATGACCAGATTTTGCATGACGTGTGCCTGCAAAACTTAAACGTTACCTTCTGCATTGACCGGGCGGGCATTGTCGGCGAAGACGGCGAAACCCACCACGGCTTGTTTGACATTGCATATATGTCCGCCATGCCCAACATGACGGTGTTGGCCCCGGCAAGCTTTGCTGAACTGGAGCAGATGATGCGTTTTGCGGCAAGCGGCGCACACCAAGGTCCCATTGCGATCCGCTATCCCAGAGGATACCTCCAGCCGGAAACGAAAACTGACGTTTCCCCCTTTGTTTTGGGAATTCCCCACACCGTGCGCCAGGGAAAGGACGTTTGCATTTTCTGCGCCGGACTTATGCTCACCATTGGCGAGAAAGTCTGTGCACTGTTAAAGGAGCACGGCCTGAACCCCACCCTGGTGAATTTGCGCACCCTATTCCCGTTAAACACCGAGTTTGTAACCCATATGGCGAAAAAACATAAGCTGGTGGTAACGCTGGAAGACGGGGTGGTAAAAGGCGGTTTTGGCGAGTCTGTCGCCGCGGCATTGGCAGAGCGCGAAGTTGCTTGCAAGTGTCTGGTAAAGGGCTATGCACCTGTGGTGCCTCACGGCAGTCCCAAGGAGCTGAAAAAGCTTTGCCGTATGGATGAACACTCTATTGCTGAAGATATTCTAGAAAAGCTGAACCGGAAAGGCGAGATATAA
- the ispF gene encoding 2-C-methyl-D-erythritol 2,4-cyclodiphosphate synthase, which translates to MRIGHGFDVHCLTENRKLILCGVEIPFEQGLLGHSDADVAAHAVTDALLGAAALGDIGRHFPDTDDAYFGADSMQLLQRAAKMVWEKGYAVSNIDVTIIAQRPKLAAFIPKMAENLAAVLEISADRVNVKATTTEKLGFTGRGEGIAAEAVCLLECN; encoded by the coding sequence ATGCGGATTGGGCACGGGTTTGACGTGCATTGTTTGACAGAAAACAGAAAATTGATTTTATGCGGCGTGGAAATTCCGTTTGAACAGGGGCTTTTGGGCCACTCCGACGCGGATGTGGCGGCTCACGCTGTGACAGATGCGCTGCTGGGTGCGGCGGCTTTAGGGGACATTGGGCGCCACTTTCCCGACACGGACGATGCATATTTTGGTGCGGACAGTATGCAGCTTTTGCAACGCGCCGCAAAGATGGTTTGGGAAAAGGGATATGCTGTTTCCAACATAGACGTAACAATTATTGCCCAGAGGCCGAAGCTTGCGGCATTTATTCCCAAAATGGCGGAAAATCTTGCGGCGGTTTTAGAAATTTCTGCTGACCGTGTGAACGTAAAAGCCACCACCACGGAAAAGCTGGGCTTTACCGGCCGGGGGGAGGGCATTGCGGCTGAGGCGGTTTGTCTGCTTGAGTGTAATTAG
- the ispD gene encoding 2-C-methyl-D-erythritol 4-phosphate cytidylyltransferase gives MKKKKQKRDYFVSCIVAAAGESRRMGENVNKLFLEIGGAPVIAHTLLALQNSGFIDEIIVAAKEEDMLDISDIAADFEIDKLKAIVKGGAVRAESVKAAIAELSEDCDLIAVHDGARPLVDEETIAEAVSAGFAFGAAACGVRPKATIKREDENGFIAETVDRSELFEIQTPQVFSKALFLNAYDAEKDALRAVTDDCALVEKLGTKIKITPGSYRNIKITTVEDIAVAEGLLSSEEW, from the coding sequence ATGAAAAAGAAAAAACAAAAACGGGATTATTTTGTCAGCTGTATTGTGGCGGCAGCAGGGGAAAGCCGCCGCATGGGAGAAAACGTGAACAAGCTGTTTTTAGAAATCGGCGGCGCTCCCGTTATTGCCCATACTCTGCTGGCGTTGCAGAACAGCGGGTTTATTGACGAAATTATTGTTGCGGCAAAAGAGGAGGACATGTTAGACATCTCGGACATTGCCGCAGACTTTGAAATTGACAAACTGAAAGCCATTGTGAAAGGCGGCGCGGTGCGGGCAGAGTCTGTTAAGGCGGCGATTGCGGAACTTTCGGAGGACTGCGACCTGATTGCCGTACACGACGGCGCAAGGCCATTGGTTGATGAAGAAACTATTGCCGAGGCCGTGTCAGCCGGTTTTGCCTTTGGCGCGGCGGCGTGCGGCGTGCGGCCAAAGGCCACCATAAAACGTGAGGATGAAAATGGTTTTATTGCGGAAACGGTGGATAGGAGCGAGCTGTTTGAAATTCAAACGCCCCAAGTGTTTTCCAAAGCGCTGTTTTTAAACGCCTATGACGCAGAGAAGGACGCACTGCGGGCTGTGACGGACGACTGCGCGCTGGTTGAAAAGCTGGGTACAAAGATAAAAATTACTCCAGGGTCTTATCGCAATATCAAAATTACCACGGTGGAAGATATTGCGGTGGCCGAGGGACTGTTAAGCAGCGAGGAGTGGTAA
- a CDS encoding FAD-dependent oxidoreductase, which yields MKKVYTQTKEIEICGNYDVIVVGGGAAGCAAALTAGRLGAEVLLCERYGFLGGATAAQGVGHILSTNGVDFMGVWHDFIREVNRLGGLSNRDLTTKGEDNRIRSGVDIELVKFAWDNLLSKAQVSMLHHVWASGVMKEENKITGVILETVSGTMAVQGKMVIDATGDGAVCAFAGASFSQGDGEHPYNQALTKVFRMGNVDRSVVRTKEEIQKLVEEAASDEMSKRYESEVVKNGRAASYTASRTVPNSIPKYRTEMHGFASRVLHINPVDPWDLTKAEREGRKQAYECADFAKRYISGFENAYLLDTNIHIGIRDSRRIQGIETVLAEDALMLNKRKGSIAKSSWVIDIWPGDHYARPAVQDSAQRIEKVLSGDYFDIPYGAIVVKGAQNLFVAGRCISAEREAQASLRIQQTCQATGEAAGFAAVFCLKHGISPDKADGVAVAKELAQHRSFIKPVIEELLK from the coding sequence ATGAAAAAGGTTTATACCCAGACAAAAGAGATTGAGATTTGCGGAAACTACGACGTAATTGTAGTTGGCGGAGGTGCGGCAGGGTGTGCGGCGGCGCTGACCGCCGGCCGGCTGGGGGCTGAGGTTTTGCTTTGCGAACGGTATGGCTTTTTGGGCGGCGCAACCGCTGCCCAGGGCGTGGGTCACATTTTGTCTACCAATGGTGTAGATTTTATGGGCGTGTGGCATGATTTTATCCGCGAGGTAAACCGTTTGGGCGGCCTATCGAACCGCGACTTGACGACTAAAGGCGAGGACAACCGCATTCGCAGCGGCGTGGATATTGAATTGGTAAAGTTTGCGTGGGACAATTTGCTCTCAAAAGCACAGGTGAGCATGTTGCACCATGTGTGGGCCAGCGGCGTGATGAAAGAGGAGAATAAAATTACCGGCGTGATTTTGGAAACCGTGTCGGGCACTATGGCGGTGCAGGGAAAAATGGTGATTGACGCAACGGGGGACGGAGCGGTTTGTGCGTTTGCAGGCGCGTCCTTTTCACAAGGGGATGGGGAACACCCCTATAACCAGGCGCTGACCAAAGTTTTCCGCATGGGGAATGTGGATAGAAGTGTTGTCCGCACCAAAGAGGAAATCCAAAAGCTGGTGGAGGAAGCGGCTTCAGACGAGATGTCGAAAAGATATGAAAGCGAAGTTGTGAAAAACGGCAGGGCGGCCAGCTACACCGCCAGCAGAACCGTACCGAACTCCATTCCCAAATACCGTACGGAGATGCACGGCTTTGCAAGCCGTGTGCTGCACATTAACCCTGTGGATCCCTGGGATTTAACAAAGGCGGAGCGGGAGGGAAGAAAGCAGGCCTATGAATGCGCCGATTTTGCAAAGCGTTATATCAGCGGGTTTGAAAACGCCTATCTGCTGGATACCAACATTCACATCGGCATCCGTGACTCACGCAGAATTCAGGGTATTGAAACAGTTTTGGCAGAGGATGCGCTAATGTTAAATAAGCGCAAAGGCTCCATCGCCAAAAGCTCTTGGGTGATTGATATTTGGCCCGGCGACCACTATGCCCGTCCCGCCGTGCAGGACAGCGCACAGCGCATAGAAAAGGTTTTATCCGGGGACTATTTCGATATTCCCTACGGCGCCATTGTGGTAAAAGGCGCACAAAACCTGTTTGTGGCGGGACGGTGTATTTCTGCGGAACGGGAGGCGCAGGCGTCGCTTCGGATTCAGCAGACCTGCCAGGCCACAGGCGAGGCAGCGGGTTTTGCTGCGGTGTTCTGTCTAAAGCACGGTATTTCGCCGGATAAGGCGGACGGGGTAGCGGTGGCAAAAGAGCTTGCTCAGCACAGAAGTTTTATAAAACCGGTAATTGAAGAGCTGTTAAAATAA